A stretch of the Ascaphus truei isolate aAscTru1 chromosome 4, aAscTru1.hap1, whole genome shotgun sequence genome encodes the following:
- the LOC142491868 gene encoding uncharacterized protein LOC142491868 produces the protein MEQVSSPGSASSTLLEEHHGDEDDEYDEDDATEETEIQSCDHEEVPIETVVPPNRPSTSTYDAIVASEGKIVDAENRRHSDMMTVLERMIGLQEETVSQLAHLHRVFIEVPKQLQKINTSFEALVVQQTQANYWRMTNVPQFNTSQPGSVHAGQFSPHSSDIHSPGPNVTGQVADIAVQVPDDILPLPSVQIQQQTPTKEATKTKQDTHETDQPSLVQCLPTCSHVSLGTSPVREQSLPKSPVGESLPKSPVGESLPKSPVGESLPKSPVGESLPKSPVGESLPKSPVGESLPKSPVGESLATSPVGESLATSPVGEQSLATSPAREVPEATQSGSVVPKVGGKRKRKIQETTSRPVTRSQKEQKK, from the exons atggaacaagtgtcttcacctgggtcagccagctcaacactactagaag aacatcatggtgatgaggatgatgagtatgatgaggatgacgccacagaagagactgaaatacaatcatgtgaccatgaagaggtgccaatagaaactgttgtaccgccaaatcgtccatcaacttccacatacgatgcaattgtagcttcagagggaaaaatagtggacgcagaaaatcgtcgccattcagacatgatgacagtgctggaaaggatgattggactgcaggaagaaacagtatcacaattggcacatctccacagagtcttcattgaagtgcctaaacagttgcaaaaaatcaacacctcattcgaagcattagttgttcagcaaacacaagctaattactggagaatgactaatgtaccacaattcaacacctcccagccaggatctgttcatgcaggtcagttttcaccacattcatctgatattcattcaccaggcccaaatgttaccggtcaagtagcagacattgctgtgcaggttcctgatgacatcctaccgctgccatctgtacaaattcagcagcagacacctacaaaggaggcgacaaaaacaaaacaagacacacatgaaacagaccaaccatcacttgtgcagtgtctaccaacatgctcacatgtgtcactgggcacaagccctgtccgtgaacagtcactacccaaaagccctgtaggtgagtcgctgcccaaaagccctgtaggtgaatcgctgcccaaaagccctgtaggtgagtcgctgcccaaaagccctgtaggtgaatcgctgcccaaaagccctgtaggtgaatcgctgcccaaaagccctgtaggtgaatcactgcccaaaagccctgtaggtgagtcactggccacaagccctgtaggtgagtcactggccacaagccccgtaggtgaacagtcactggccacaagccctgcccgtgaagtgccagaggccactcaaagtggctctgttgtgcctaaagttggtggcaaaagaaaaaggaaaattcaagagacaacaagcaggcctgttactcgctcgcaaaaggaacaaaaaaaataa